The proteins below come from a single Fusobacterium nucleatum genomic window:
- the atpG gene encoding ATP synthase F1 subunit gamma: MPGMKEIKSRIKSVQSTRQITNAMEIVSTTKFKKYSKLVSESSPYEESMKNILAHIAAGVKYEKHPLFDGRKEVKSIAILVMTSDRGLCGSFNSSTLKELEKLVKKLKNKNITIIPFGRKAIDFISKKKYNFSKSFSKISPEEMNGIAGDISIEIVDKYNNHIYDEVYVIYNKFISALRYDLTCERIIPITRIEAEINSEYIFEPNTEYILSALLPRFINLEVYQAILNNAASEHSARKNSMGSATDNADDMIKTLNIKYNRNRQSAITQEITEIVGGASAL; this comes from the coding sequence ATGCCTGGAATGAAAGAAATTAAGAGTAGGATTAAATCTGTTCAATCTACTCGTCAGATTACTAATGCAATGGAAATAGTTTCTACAACAAAATTTAAAAAATATTCAAAATTAGTATCTGAATCAAGCCCTTATGAAGAAAGTATGAAAAATATTTTAGCTCATATAGCAGCAGGAGTTAAATATGAAAAACATCCATTGTTTGATGGAAGAAAAGAAGTGAAAAGTATAGCTATATTAGTTATGACTTCTGATAGGGGACTTTGTGGAAGTTTTAATAGTTCTACTTTAAAAGAATTAGAAAAATTGGTTAAAAAACTTAAAAATAAAAATATAACTATTATTCCATTTGGAAGAAAGGCTATTGATTTTATTTCAAAGAAAAAATATAATTTTTCTAAATCTTTTTCAAAAATTTCTCCTGAGGAGATGAATGGTATTGCTGGAGATATTTCTATTGAAATAGTTGATAAATATAATAATCATATCTATGATGAAGTTTATGTGATATATAATAAGTTCATATCTGCTTTAAGGTATGATTTGACTTGTGAAAGAATAATTCCAATAACAAGAATAGAAGCTGAAATAAATAGTGAATACATATTTGAGCCAAATACAGAATATATATTGTCAGCACTTTTACCAAGATTTATTAATTTAGAAGTTTATCAAGCTATATTAAATAATGCTGCTAGTGAACATTCAGCAAGGAAAAATTCAATGGGTAGTGCAACGGACAATGCAGATGATATGATAAAAACATTGAATATTAAATACAATAGAAATAGACAGTCTGCAATTACACAAGAAATAACTGAAATAGTAGGAGGAGCATCTGCTTTATAA
- the atpD gene encoding F0F1 ATP synthase subunit beta, giving the protein MNKGTITQIISAVVDVAFKDELPAIYNALKVKLEDKELILEVEQHLGNNVVRTVAMDSTDGLKRGMEVIDTGKPITIPVGKVVLGRILNVLGEPVDNQGPINAETFLPIHREAPEFDDLETETEIFETGIKVIDLLAPYIKGGKIGLFGGAGVGKTVLIMELINNIAKGHGGISVFAGVGERTREGRDLYGEMTESGVITKTALVYGQMNEPPGARLRVALTGLTVAENFRDKDGQDVLLFIDNIFRFTQAGSEVSALLGRIPSAVGYQPNLATEMGALQERITSTKSGSITSVQAVYVPADDLTDPAPATTFSHLDATTVLSRNIASLGIYPAVDPLDSTSKALSEDIVGKEHYEIARKVQEVLQRYKELQDIIAILGMDELSDEDKLTVSRARKIERFFSQPFSVAEQFTGMEGKYVPVKETIRGFREILEGKHDDIPEQAFLYVGTIEEAVAKSKELAK; this is encoded by the coding sequence GTGAACAAAGGAACTATAACACAAATTATAAGTGCTGTTGTAGATGTGGCTTTTAAAGATGAGTTGCCAGCAATATATAATGCTTTAAAAGTAAAATTAGAAGATAAAGAACTTATACTTGAAGTTGAACAACACCTTGGTAATAATGTTGTAAGAACAGTTGCTATGGATTCAACTGATGGTTTAAAAAGAGGAATGGAAGTTATAGATACAGGAAAACCAATCACTATCCCAGTTGGTAAAGTTGTTCTTGGAAGAATATTAAATGTTTTAGGAGAACCTGTTGATAATCAAGGACCAATAAATGCTGAAACATTTTTACCTATTCATAGAGAAGCACCTGAATTTGATGACTTAGAAACTGAAACTGAAATATTTGAAACAGGAATAAAAGTTATAGATTTATTGGCACCATATATTAAAGGTGGAAAGATAGGTTTGTTTGGAGGAGCAGGAGTAGGTAAAACGGTTTTAATAATGGAACTTATTAATAATATTGCAAAAGGACATGGAGGAATTTCAGTTTTTGCAGGAGTTGGAGAAAGAACAAGAGAAGGTAGAGATTTATATGGTGAAATGACTGAATCAGGGGTTATCACAAAGACAGCTCTTGTTTATGGACAAATGAATGAACCACCTGGAGCAAGACTTAGAGTAGCATTGACAGGGCTTACAGTTGCAGAAAATTTTAGAGATAAAGATGGGCAAGATGTACTTTTATTTATAGATAATATATTTAGATTTACACAAGCAGGTTCAGAAGTTTCAGCATTGCTTGGAAGAATTCCATCTGCTGTTGGATATCAACCAAACTTAGCAACAGAAATGGGAGCTTTACAAGAAAGAATTACATCAACAAAATCTGGTTCAATTACATCAGTTCAAGCTGTTTATGTACCAGCTGATGACTTGACTGACCCAGCACCAGCTACAACTTTCTCACACTTAGATGCAACAACAGTTCTTTCAAGAAATATTGCATCTCTTGGGATATATCCAGCTGTTGATCCATTAGATTCAACATCTAAGGCTTTATCAGAAGATATAGTTGGAAAAGAACATTATGAAATTGCAAGAAAGGTTCAAGAAGTTTTACAAAGATATAAAGAGCTTCAAGATATTATTGCTATCTTAGGTATGGATGAATTATCTGATGAAGATAAGCTTACAGTATCAAGAGCTAGAAAAATTGAAAGATTTTTCTCACAACCATTCTCTGTTGCTGAACAATTTACAGGAATGGAAGGTAAGTATGTCCCTGTAAAAGAAACTATAAGAGGATTTAGAGAAATATTAGAAGGAAAACATGATGATATTCCTGAACAAGCATTTCTATATGTTGGAACAATAGAAGAAGCTGTTGCTAAATCAAAAGAATTAGCAAAATAA